The nucleotide sequence ACTTCAACAACGACATCGTACGCGGCCTCCTGCGCCGCAAGCCGGATTTGGACATCGTCCGTGTTCAGGATGCGGGGCTATCGGGAGCAGACGACTCAAGAGTTCTCGAATGGACCGCGCGAGAAGGGCGAATACTGCTCACGCACGATGTATCCACCATGACGCGCTATGCTTATGAGCGCATTCAGGCCGGTAAGTCCATGCCCGGCATCTTCGAGATCAGCCGCAATCTTCCGATCGGAAAAATAATCGAAGATATTCTGCTCCTAGCGGAGTACAGCCTTGAAAATGAATGGGATGGGCAGGTGCGATATCTGCCTTTACGCTGAGTAAGGCTGGTTCGCACCATCGGGCTGCCCAACCCTTATGGGGCTATGGAGAAAGCCGTGGCTCAAATTCAATTCAAAGGCAAACCGTTCGTGCAGAATCACCATTTGCTGGTGAAATATCACGAGCTTGTACCGGTCAAGAGCAAGAGTCTGACAAAAAGATGAGCCTGCACGACAACCTGATCATCCACGGTGACAAACATGCGAACTCCGGTTTTCACCGGAGTGACGACTTGTGACGATACCGTCATGCTCCCTGCTGCCTAAGTTCTGCCAGCAGTTGTTCGGACGTCAAAATCCTGAAAAGCGGATAGAGAATGTTTTTGCGGTAAATGTCCGGAGTTTGCTTGTGGATGCTTTCAGTGGGCACAGGTTTTTTTCATCGAGATCATCCTTGACCATGTCGATGATCAAGAGAGCGGGTCTGTCTGAAGAGAAGGCGTTCATCAGCCGGCCCCAGAACTCCGGATTCCCAATGCAGGCCTGGAGACTGAGAATTCCCTTTTCCTTGTAAGGCCTATTTTGTCAATTGACAATAGAGACTGATAATGGTACACGTATGCCTTCCTTATTTATTGAAATCAGTTGATTTCCTCGCTTACTTAACCTCAATGAAGGAGACGGGGGATGGCTGGGGACAAGAGCAAGCATTTTATTCTTTGGTTCAATGAGATCGGCATGGAGGACATTCCCATGGTCGGTGGGAAGAACGCCTCTTTAGGGGAGATGTATCAAAAGCTCCATCAACAAGGCATCAGTATTCCCAATGGCTTCGCCATCACCGCCTATGCCTACCGCTACTACTTGAAGTACGCGGGCATTGAAGATGAAATCAAAAAAATCCTCAAAGACCTGGATACGCACGACCTCAGCAACCTGATGAGAAAAGGGAGAGAGGTCAGGGACATCATCCGGCACGCCGAGTTCCCGCCGGATCTCACCCAGGCGATCTACCTGGGCTATGACAAATTGGCTGAGGAGTTTGGGCAAGGGGATCTGGATAATCTGGACGTGGCCATCCGGTCATCGGCTACAGCCGAGGACTTGCCTGATGCCTCCTTCGCAGGTCAGCAGGATACCTACCTGAATATCCGGGGAAGGATGAGCGTCCTGGATGCCTGCAAGAAATGTTTCGCAAGCCTTTTCACCAACCGGGCCATCTCCTATCGCCACGACAAAGGCTTCGGCCAGTTTGACGTCTCCCTTTCCATCGGGGTGCAGAAGATGGTGCGCAGCGACTCCGCCTATTCCGGCGTCATGTTCACCATTGATACGGAGACGGGATTCAAGGACGTGGTTTTCATCACGGCGGCTTATGGGTTAGGCGAAAATGTGGTTCAGGGAACCGTCAACCCGGATGAGTACTACGTCTTCAAGCCGACGTTGAAACAGGGAAAGCGGGCCATCATTGGTAGAAAAGTCGGAGACCGGGATATCAAGATGGTTTATTCCGTGGCAGATGATGCCACGACGAAAAACATCGCGGTCAGCCTCAGCGAAAGACGCCGGTATGTCCTCGAAGACGACGAGATCCTGAAACTCGCCGAGTGGGCGTGCATCATCGAAGATCATTACAGCAAAGAGGCCGGACACTTCATGCCCATGGACATCGAGTGGGCGAAGGACGGCGATGGGGTGTCGGAAGGGACAGGGAATCTCTTCATCGTGCAGGCCAGGCCTGAGACGATCCATTCCCAGAGGAACGCCAACACGTATGAAACCTATTCCCTTCTCCAGAAGGGGGAGATTCTGGCCACGGGTACGGCTGTGGGAAGCAAGGTGGGTCATGGAGTCGCCAAGGTCATCGAAACGTCCGCAGATATCGGGAAATTCAGGGAGGGGGAGGTCCTGGTCACCAGCATGACCGACCCTGACTGGGAACCGGTCATGAAGATTGCCGCAGCCATTGTGACCAACAAGGGCGGCCGGACGTGCCATGCGGCCATTGTTTCGCGTGAGCTGGGCATCCCCTGTGTGATCGGCACCGGCAATGCGGATGAGATCATCAAGCCGGGCCAGGAGATCACGGTTTCATGCTGTGAAGGAGAAACGGGTCTGGTTTACAACGGCCTGCTGAAGTTTAAGGTGGAGACCATCAATCTGGACGAAATGCCGAAGACCAGAACAAAAATCATGATGAATGTGGGAATCCCGGAGCAGGCCTTTTCGCAGGCCATGATCCCGAATGACGGAGTCGGTCTTACGAGAGAGGAGTTCATCATCAATTCCCACATTGGAATTCATCCCATGGCGCTCATCGCTTATGAAGAACTGAAGAAGAAGGCAAAGACGGATCAGCGGATTGCCGGCGTGGTTTACAAGATTGACGAGATTACAGCGGTCTACGAGGACAAAACCCAGTTTTTTGTTGATAAGCTCGCTGAAGGGGTTGCCAGAATCGCGGCCAGCTTTTACCCCAACGACGTCATCGTGCGGCTTTCCGATTTCAAAACGAACGAGTATGAGAACCTGCTGGGCGGGTTCCTTTACGAACCCACGGAAAACAACCCCATGATCGGCTGGAGAGGCGCATCGCGTTACTATGACGAGAAGTACAAGCCTGCTTTTGAGCTCGAGTGCCGCGCGCTCCGGAAGGCGAGAAGCGACATGGGCCTGACCAATATCAAGGTGATGGTTCCCTTTTGCAGAACCCCTGAGGAGGGGAAAAAGGTCGTCGCCTTGATGAAAAAATTCGGCCTTGTCCAGGGGCAAGAGGGCCTCGAAATTTATGTCATGTGCGAGATCCCGAGCAACGTCATCTGCGCCGACCAGTTTGCAGAAATTTTCGACGGCTTCTCCATCGGCTCAAATGACCTGACCCAACTGGCTCTTGGCCTTGACCGGGATTCTTCCCTGGTTGCCCATCTCTATGATGAAAGAAATGAAGCGGTGAAACGGCTTGTGGCCCAGGTGATCAAGGTGGCGAAGGGAAAAGGCCGAAAAATCGGGATTTGCGGGCAGGGCCCCAGCGACTTCCCGGAGTTTGCGGAGTTTCTCGTGGAATGCGGCATTGACTCCATCAGCCTGATTCCTGATACGGTGGTGAAGACAAGGCTTGCGATTGCCAAAAAAGAGAAACAGTTAGGAATTAAACCTCAGTAGAAAGACAAGACCTCCCTATGCCAGGAATACGAATTCTGGGGACAGGATCGTACGTCCCTCCCAGAGTGCTTACCAACTTCGATCTCCAGAAAATGGGGCTCGACACGACAGACGAGTGGATCACCCAGCGCACCGGAGTCCGCGAAAGGCGCATCGCAGATCCGGATGTGGCCACCTCGGACCTTTCTCTTGAAGCGTCCCGCAAAGCGCTTGAGATGGCGGGACTGACGGCCAAGGACCTGGATCTCATCCTTATCGCGACCATCACTCCCGATACCTGCTGCCCGTCCGCCGCCAACTGGCTTCAGGCGAAACTGGATGCTCCTCAGGCCGTGACCTTTGATGTGACGGCGGCCTGCTCCGGATTTATCTTCGGCCTCAATGTGGCGACTCAGTATCTCCTCACCGGGTTCTCAAAGACCGTGCTCATCGTTGGTGCGGAAGTCATGACCCGGACGCTCAACTGGAAAGACAGGACCACCTGCATTTTGTGGGGGGATGGTGCCGGAGCGGCCATCCTGACCAAGGACAGCGGGGGACATCAGCTTCTTTCAACCCACATCCACACGGACGGGAAAAACGGACAGGATCTTCTGATGCCCGGAGGCGGCTCGCGGACCACGCCGATTTCGCATGAAAGCGTGGATAAAGGACTTCACACTCTGAACATGATTGAGGCGAACGCAAGCTTCAGGGTGGCGGTGCGGCACTTTGTCGAGTCCATCAAGGAGGCGGCTGACCACAACAAGGTCTCCATCAAGGACATCGCGTGGTTTATTCCGCATCAGGCCAATTTGAGAATGTTTCAGTCCATGGCCAAGACACTGAAGCTCCCGATGGAGAAGTTTTATGTGACCCTCCACAAATACGGAAACATCTCCTCCGCATCGTGTGCGATCGCTTTTGACGAGGCGGTGAGGGATAGAAGCGTCCAAGAGGGCGACCTGGTATGCCTCCCTGTTTTTGGAGTGGGCCTGACCTGGGGAAGCGCTCTGGTAAAGTGGTAAATCCGTGCTTTTCTGACAGGCGTCGAGTTTAGGGGACTACGCAGAGGTGGTGCAGGCAGACCGTTATCAACGTGAATCCGGAGGGGATTCATCCGGGTCAAAAGGAGGGGCCATATGATTGCTAAGTCAAAAACGCCTATTGTCAGAAAGATGAACCAGAAAGACCTGGACGATGTTGTTGCGATCGACACCAAGGTCCTGGGCAAATCAAGATGGGATTACTGGCTCATGAAAATGACACTTGCTGAACAACGTTTGCCCAGTGCTTCTCTGGTGGCGGAAGCGGACGGAAAAGTGGTCGGCTTCATTCTGGGAGACGCTAGCGGATATGAATACAGTGTGCCGGAGAACATCGGATGGATTGATACCATCGGTGTGGATCCCGCCTATCAGGGGCAGGGGATCGCCCAGATGCTGATGAAGGAAATGATTGCCAACCTCAAAAAAGTCGGAGTCGATACGGTTTACACCATGGTCAACTGGCCGGACTGGGATCTTCTCAAGTTCTTTCACGCCTTCGGGTTCCAGAAAGGCCCCCTGATCAACCTCGAACTCAAAGTGTAAATTCTCCTCTTTCATTCCGAAAGCTGGCGCGAATGAACTACCCCGCTGCAAGCAGCGGGGTAGTGAACGTCATTCCGTGCTTGACACGGAATCCAGTCCTTTTCTCTGGATTCCGGCGCCTGCCCCGGACCTGATCCGGGGTCCGCCGGAATGACAGAAAAGGTCTATTTTTCATTCTTTACAAGGCCGTCCCTTTTGACTTCTTTCCCTCGTCCGTCAAGATCCCCCTCTGTACGAAGTCTTCGCTCACGTAATTCAAGCCGATCTTGTTCAACGTCTCTCTGGTAGGAATACCTTCGTGATTCCACCCCTTGAATTCATAATACGCGTCAAGCACCTTGGTTTCCATCACAGGGTCTCGTATCTCCCAATGGTCTTCAGGAGGCTTCTCATCCTTTCTCCTCAAGCCTCTCCTTACATTGAGGGCTCTCACCAGATTACGGTTCCTTGTCCCTATTTCCCAAAGGGCGTCTGAGTCAAGATCCATCCCGGCCGCGAGTGAGATGAATTCTGGTAAATTGTAAATGTGATACGGAGTCCTGCCCCCGAATTGGCCTCTAAAGGACGACAAAAAGGCGCAGATCCCAATGGCGTCATCAATGTAATGCAGGGTCTCATTCCAATCAGCAATGTTGACAGACGCTTCAATAGACGGATGTTGACGCGGCTCCCATTCCAAAAACCATTTCTTAAACCGCTCAGGAGCTGCGTCCCAATTCTTTACGAACTTTTCTCTCTCTTCCTTGTCCGCAATGGGGGACTGGGGGTAGGACCCTTCCATTTGGGTGATCGTCATCTTCTCACCGGTGGCGTACATAAGAAAATAAGGGTAATTGATCATTTTCAGCTTGAGAGGCAGCTGCTCAAATTTCTTAATGGTATTATGATCAAATTTCTCTGCGCCTTTTCCAATCTGACGGGCCGCCCAATAAACGCCATTGGCTAAAACATCTCCAATCCCTTCCCGCCGAACGATTCTGTCAAGCAACCAGTAAAATCTCCCCTCGTTATCGGACGGCATTCCTGCCATGTCCTGGTCAGTCAAAATGCCAGCTTCATAAAGCTCAAGGGCGAAGGCCATAACTTGCGGGGTTGAGAATCCGTCCACTCCATACTCCGTAGCACGTTGAGCGATTCTAAAACCAAAATCCAGGTCTGAAAAGGCCGCCATTGTATAAGTAAGTTTCGAGAAGCATTTCATCATGTAGGTTGAAATTCCTGGGACGGAAATTAATGCCCCGCATTTCATCGGACAGTTATAGCAACTTATTAACCGCGTCCGCACACTTTTTTGAGTCTCCTTCCACTTCTCTTCGATTTCCTTGTTCCAAAAATCTCTTCTCCGTTCGCGGGCATTCCCCCACATGAAATTCTGGGTGTGCCACTCCTCATCAAAGAGTGCCATCTCTGCCGGTGACCCAAGCCCGGCTAAAATGGGCATTACCCCCGGGACTGGCTTTTCTGACCGGACTTGTATATATTTCATCACTTCGTTACAAAGCTCCATAAATTCAGCCGGTCGGGCAATATTGACGTCCTTTGTTCCACGAACAGCTATCGCCTTTATCCCTTTGTCTCCCATAACGGCGCCTACTCCGCTTCGGCTGGCACTGGACCTGCCCTGCTCGATGGAAGCCATATAGACCCTGTTTTCACCGGCCAGGCCGATAGCAGCCACCTGGGCTTTCGGCTCCTTCAACTCCTGTCGAATAAGTTCTGCAGTTTCAACAGCGCCTTTACCCTGCAAATGAGAGGCATCACGTATTTCTACTTTGTCATTGTTTATCCACAAATAAACCAGATTGGGAGACTTGCCGCGAATGATCACCTTGTCATAACCGGCATACTTCAATTCTGGTGCCCAAAATCCCCCCATCATTGAATATGCCATTAACAAAGTCTGAGGAGAAAAGGTAGAAACAATGGTACGATTACAACCGGGAGCAGGTGTGCCAACTAAAAGACCGGTGCCGAATATCAGTAGATTATCAGGAGAAAAGGGTTCAGTTTCAGGGGGAACCCTATCCCATAATATCTTGGCGTTAGTACCTAAACCCCCAAGATGAAGTTCGGTTAATCTTGGGTCAGTTTCAACCCTCTCAATGTTTCCCCGTGATAGATCAATTTCTAAATTAAATCCTGTCTCTCCGTACCTCATTTTTTATCACCTCTATGTATCAGGTTGTTCATATTTTTTGCACCCTTAATTGTGCTTAAATTAGCAAATTGAAAAAAGCGTGTCAAGACAAAAAATGAAATGATTCACAAGCCTCACAATCCAATTCGTGTCTTTTTAGGGTAATTCTATTCACATGTTCACAAAGAGTTTAGTTATATATTATAACTACGTTTTAATTATAGTGGCAGTTAAAAAGATTGTCAAGTGAAAAATTACACAAACTTAAAAAAAATTACTTTGATAGATTTTTGCAATAGAAGCTGTAATACAGATAAATGTGGAAAGCTATAAAAAATGTTTGAGATAGAAAACAATATTGAAAAAAGATTGAAAGACTTAATTTACTCCTGATATATTTTACCTTTTGTCTTGACATAAATTTTGATTACAATATAATATATTAAACTTATAAAAATTTTCACAAATTAAATATAAGGAGAGGTTTTTATGAAATTAGAGGGAAAGAATGCTGTAGTCACTGGTGGCGGAAGGGGTGTAGGAAGGGCTATCAGTATAGATTTTGCAAAAGAGGGTGCGAATGTTGTAGTGAACTATGCCTCTAATAATAAAGCGGCGGATGAGGTGGTTGGAATAATTAAATCTATGGGTAAGAAAGCGGTTGCAGTTCAGGGTGATGTTGCGAAAAAGGAAGATGCACAGAAGATTATTGACACATGTGTCGAAAACTTTGGCTCAATCCATATACTTGTGAACAATGCAGGTATTTCAAAACCCTCTATGATGCATAAGATGTCTGTAGAGACATGGGATGAGGTGGTCAATGTCCAGATGAGGGGACCGTTTCTATGCATACAGGCGGCATCAAAGTATTTCATGCAGCAAAATTATGGCAGGATTGTGAATGTTACTTCAGTCGCAGGTATTGTCGGAACTGTTGGTCAGATTAATTATGCTGCAGCAAAGGGTGGGGTTGTTACCCTTACAAAATCTGCTGCGCGGGAGCTCGCAAAATACAATGTTACCTGCAATGTAATTTCCTTGGGTATTGTGACAACTGATATGACCCATACACTTCAAACTGATGAGAAGCTAAAAGAGATCTATGTGAGGAGAATCCTTCTGAACAGATATGCTGAGCCCGAAGATGTATCTCCAGCCTTCGTATTTTTGGCTTCAGATGATGCAAGATATATCACAGGACAACTCCTGTGTGTAGATGGTGGCTATGGAATGACGTAACAGTTGAAGGGGGTGATAATTAGTACTTTAAATATATAAGGAGGTGTTTGATGGCTGATGTACCAAATACAATAAAGACGTGGCAGATGGTTCAACCAACAGTGGTAAACAGGGAAACAAAAGAAGTAACCCCTGGAAAACTTGCAATGGCCGAAATACCAGTACCGGAACTGAAAGAGGGCGAGGTCCTGGTAGAGATCGCTGGCTGTGGCGTATGCCACACAGACCTCGGTTATTTCTTTGATGGTGTTCCAACGGTGAGTAAACCGCCTTTGGCCCTTGGCCATGAAATCAGCGGTGTAGTAATTGCAGGCGATCCAGCGTGGGTTGGAAAGGAAGTCATTATTCCGGCAGTTATGCCATGCAGAAAATGTATCCTCTGCAAAACAGGAAGAGGGAACAGGTGCCTTGCACAGAAGATGCCCGGCAACTCTATTGGCGTATATGGTGGCTTTTCAAGCCACATACCGGTACCCTCTGTTGACCTTTGTCTGGTGCGAGACAGAAAAGGGTATGCCCTTGAACAGCTTGCGGTTATAGCGGATGCAGTAACAACGCCGTATCAGGCTTCAAAGAGGGCAGATCTACAGCCAGGTGACAATGTGATTGTTATCGGGGCGACAGGTGGGGTTGGTGTTTATATGGCACAAACCGTTAAGGCCCTTGGTGCAAAGACGGTGATTGGGATAGCGAGGAACCCTGAAAAACTAAAAAGGGCATTAGACTATGGTTGTGATCATGTTATCAGTACAGTTGATAAGACGAATAAGGATGTGGTCGGTGAGTTCAGGAATATCTGTAAATCTGGTGGGCTTCCAAACACAGGATGGAAGATTTTTGAGGTTACGGGAACAAAGGCCGGGCAGGATCTCAGTCTTGACCTATTGTCATTTGTCGGCAAACTGATTCTTGTCGGTTTTGGAATGGCAAAGAGTGAGTATATGATGTCAAAACTTATGGCCTTTGATGCAGAGATCATAGGAACATGGGGTTGTTTGCCAGAATACTACCCGATCGTTCTGGATATGGTGCTGAGTAAGAAGATCGTCATAGACCCCTTTGTTGAGGTGAGGCCTATGAGCACAATAGCCGCGACCTTTGAAGAGATACATAAGGCCGGATCCCCTGCAAAAAGGGTTGTTTTAAAGCCAGATTTTTGAAAATTAAAAATTTAAGAGGAGGATTTTATGGGATTAGAATGGATGCCAAAAGAAGGCGGATTAAAGGACCATAGCAGACATGGTACACAGTGGTGGGGCACAGAAGCTCCCTGTACCGTATACGAGAAAAGACCCCTGAAAGACCCTAAGGGAAACGTGATCCCGGGGCTTTACACGGCTTGGATCAGGCTGAACAACCCTGCACAGTACAACTCCTACACCACAGAAATGGTGAAGGGTGTTATCGCCGGTTTTGAGAATTCATCTACGGACCGCTCGGTTGTAGCAACAGTATTCACCGGAACAGGCCCCAATGCCTTCTGTACGGGCGGAAACACGAAAGAGTATTCAGAGTATTACAGCTTTCGTCCGGAAGAATATGGCGCATACATGGAACTCTTCAACAACATGGTTGACAGTATCCTCATGTGCAAGAAGCCCGTTATTTGCCGGGTAAATGGTATGAGGGTAGCCGGCGGCCAGGAAATCGGCCTTGCCTGCGACCTCGCTATTTCATCTGACCTTGCCATTTACGGTCAGGCAGGCCCCCGTCATGGTTCAGCCCCTGTAGGCGGATCATCGGACTTCCTGCCCTGGTTCCTCACCGCCGAGGATGCCATGTGGAACTGCGTGAGCTGTGAAATGTGGTCCGCATACAAGATGAAGGCCAAAAATCTCATCTCCAAGGCTATACCGGTACTTAAGGACGACAAGGGTAACTGGGTAAGGAATCCCCAGGTCATTACCGACAAGTATGTTGACAATGGCGAGATCGTGTACGGTGAATATAAGACAGGCCAGGAAGCAAAAGATGCCAGGGCAT is from Pseudomonadota bacterium and encodes:
- the oah gene encoding 6-oxocyclohex-1-ene-1-carbonyl-CoA hydratase; the protein is MGLEWMPKEGGLKDHSRHGTQWWGTEAPCTVYEKRPLKDPKGNVIPGLYTAWIRLNNPAQYNSYTTEMVKGVIAGFENSSTDRSVVATVFTGTGPNAFCTGGNTKEYSEYYSFRPEEYGAYMELFNNMVDSILMCKKPVICRVNGMRVAGGQEIGLACDLAISSDLAIYGQAGPRHGSAPVGGSSDFLPWFLTAEDAMWNCVSCEMWSAYKMKAKNLISKAIPVLKDDKGNWVRNPQVITDKYVDNGEIVYGEYKTGQEAKDARAWVNEKLKNNAYDFSLLDAEVDRVVWIFANLFPGCLMKSIDGIRQKKKSFWDQMKNDHRYWLAVNMMGEAFAGFGAFNCKRITGKDTIDFIKNRQLIAEGTLNDAAYFEAILGQPLPK
- the had gene encoding 6-hydroxycyclohex-1-ene-1-carbonyl-CoA dehydrogenase — translated: MADVPNTIKTWQMVQPTVVNRETKEVTPGKLAMAEIPVPELKEGEVLVEIAGCGVCHTDLGYFFDGVPTVSKPPLALGHEISGVVIAGDPAWVGKEVIIPAVMPCRKCILCKTGRGNRCLAQKMPGNSIGVYGGFSSHIPVPSVDLCLVRDRKGYALEQLAVIADAVTTPYQASKRADLQPGDNVIVIGATGGVGVYMAQTVKALGAKTVIGIARNPEKLKRALDYGCDHVISTVDKTNKDVVGEFRNICKSGGLPNTGWKIFEVTGTKAGQDLSLDLLSFVGKLILVGFGMAKSEYMMSKLMAFDAEIIGTWGCLPEYYPIVLDMVLSKKIVIDPFVEVRPMSTIAATFEEIHKAGSPAKRVVLKPDF
- a CDS encoding DUF5615 family PIN-like protein: FNNDIVRGLLRRKPDLDIVRVQDAGLSGADDSRVLEWTAREGRILLTHDVSTMTRYAYERIQAGKSMPGIFEISRNLPIGKIIEDILLLAEYSLENEWDGQVRYLPLR
- a CDS encoding GNAT family N-acetyltransferase; amino-acid sequence: MIAKSKTPIVRKMNQKDLDDVVAIDTKVLGKSRWDYWLMKMTLAEQRLPSASLVAEADGKVVGFILGDASGYEYSVPENIGWIDTIGVDPAYQGQGIAQMLMKEMIANLKKVGVDTVYTMVNWPDWDLLKFFHAFGFQKGPLINLELKV
- a CDS encoding aldehyde dehydrogenase: MRYGETGFNLEIDLSRGNIERVETDPRLTELHLGGLGTNAKILWDRVPPETEPFSPDNLLIFGTGLLVGTPAPGCNRTIVSTFSPQTLLMAYSMMGGFWAPELKYAGYDKVIIRGKSPNLVYLWINNDKVEIRDASHLQGKGAVETAELIRQELKEPKAQVAAIGLAGENRVYMASIEQGRSSASRSGVGAVMGDKGIKAIAVRGTKDVNIARPAEFMELCNEVMKYIQVRSEKPVPGVMPILAGLGSPAEMALFDEEWHTQNFMWGNARERRRDFWNKEIEEKWKETQKSVRTRLISCYNCPMKCGALISVPGISTYMMKCFSKLTYTMAAFSDLDFGFRIAQRATEYGVDGFSTPQVMAFALELYEAGILTDQDMAGMPSDNEGRFYWLLDRIVRREGIGDVLANGVYWAARQIGKGAEKFDHNTIKKFEQLPLKLKMINYPYFLMYATGEKMTITQMEGSYPQSPIADKEEREKFVKNWDAAPERFKKWFLEWEPRQHPSIEASVNIADWNETLHYIDDAIGICAFLSSFRGQFGGRTPYHIYNLPEFISLAAGMDLDSDALWEIGTRNRNLVRALNVRRGLRRKDEKPPEDHWEIRDPVMETKVLDAYYEFKGWNHEGIPTRETLNKIGLNYVSEDFVQRGILTDEGKKSKGTAL
- a CDS encoding ketoacyl-ACP synthase III, translating into MPGIRILGTGSYVPPRVLTNFDLQKMGLDTTDEWITQRTGVRERRIADPDVATSDLSLEASRKALEMAGLTAKDLDLILIATITPDTCCPSAANWLQAKLDAPQAVTFDVTAACSGFIFGLNVATQYLLTGFSKTVLIVGAEVMTRTLNWKDRTTCILWGDGAGAAILTKDSGGHQLLSTHIHTDGKNGQDLLMPGGGSRTTPISHESVDKGLHTLNMIEANASFRVAVRHFVESIKEAADHNKVSIKDIAWFIPHQANLRMFQSMAKTLKLPMEKFYVTLHKYGNISSASCAIAFDEAVRDRSVQEGDLVCLPVFGVGLTWGSALVKW
- the ppsA gene encoding phosphoenolpyruvate synthase, with protein sequence MAGDKSKHFILWFNEIGMEDIPMVGGKNASLGEMYQKLHQQGISIPNGFAITAYAYRYYLKYAGIEDEIKKILKDLDTHDLSNLMRKGREVRDIIRHAEFPPDLTQAIYLGYDKLAEEFGQGDLDNLDVAIRSSATAEDLPDASFAGQQDTYLNIRGRMSVLDACKKCFASLFTNRAISYRHDKGFGQFDVSLSIGVQKMVRSDSAYSGVMFTIDTETGFKDVVFITAAYGLGENVVQGTVNPDEYYVFKPTLKQGKRAIIGRKVGDRDIKMVYSVADDATTKNIAVSLSERRRYVLEDDEILKLAEWACIIEDHYSKEAGHFMPMDIEWAKDGDGVSEGTGNLFIVQARPETIHSQRNANTYETYSLLQKGEILATGTAVGSKVGHGVAKVIETSADIGKFREGEVLVTSMTDPDWEPVMKIAAAIVTNKGGRTCHAAIVSRELGIPCVIGTGNADEIIKPGQEITVSCCEGETGLVYNGLLKFKVETINLDEMPKTRTKIMMNVGIPEQAFSQAMIPNDGVGLTREEFIINSHIGIHPMALIAYEELKKKAKTDQRIAGVVYKIDEITAVYEDKTQFFVDKLAEGVARIAASFYPNDVIVRLSDFKTNEYENLLGGFLYEPTENNPMIGWRGASRYYDEKYKPAFELECRALRKARSDMGLTNIKVMVPFCRTPEEGKKVVALMKKFGLVQGQEGLEIYVMCEIPSNVICADQFAEIFDGFSIGSNDLTQLALGLDRDSSLVAHLYDERNEAVKRLVAQVIKVAKGKGRKIGICGQGPSDFPEFAEFLVECGIDSISLIPDTVVKTRLAIAKKEKQLGIKPQ
- a CDS encoding 3-oxoacyl-ACP reductase FabG — encoded protein: MKLEGKNAVVTGGGRGVGRAISIDFAKEGANVVVNYASNNKAADEVVGIIKSMGKKAVAVQGDVAKKEDAQKIIDTCVENFGSIHILVNNAGISKPSMMHKMSVETWDEVVNVQMRGPFLCIQAASKYFMQQNYGRIVNVTSVAGIVGTVGQINYAAAKGGVVTLTKSAARELAKYNVTCNVISLGIVTTDMTHTLQTDEKLKEIYVRRILLNRYAEPEDVSPAFVFLASDDARYITGQLLCVDGGYGMT